In Cryptomeria japonica chromosome 10, Sugi_1.0, whole genome shotgun sequence, a genomic segment contains:
- the LOC131039341 gene encoding heat stress transcription factor B-4, producing MGDGRLVAAPFLVKTYRLVDDPATDNIISWGEHNKTFVVWKPKDLSTFLLPHYFNHNNFSSFVRQLNTYGFRKIARGRYEFGNELFKKGHQHLLCHIQRRKMPLRSQGTSMSMEQGTSMSMEQGMSMSMEQGTSMSMEQEPLESLAEENEKLREKNIVLSSEIVHLQSICKRILVFLHHNNSSNTNTDLVLQMMQHQNSPQHGKSPPKLFGVPLCQQTLQYQ from the exons ATGGGTGATGGAAGGTTAGTAGCAGCTCCATTCCTGGTTAAAACTTACCGTTTGGTTGATGACCCAGCTACTGATAACATCATCTCATGGGGAGAGCACAACAAGACTTTTGTAGTATGGAAACCCAAAGACTTGTCCACATTTCTCCTCCCACACTACTTCAATCACAACAATTTCTCCAGCTTTGTTAGACAGCTCAACACTTAT GGATTTAGGAAAATAGCCAGAGGGAGGtatgaatttggaaatgaattATTTAAGAAGGGACATCAACATCTTCTTTGTCATATCCAAAGAAGAAAGATGCCTCTTCGAAGTCAAGGGACAAGCATGAGCATGGAGCAAGGGACGAGCATGAGCATGGAGCAAGGGATGAGCATGAGCATGGAGCAAGGGACGAGCATGAGCATGGAGCAAGAGCCATTAGAATCACTAGCTGAGGAGAATGAGAAGCTAAGAGAAAAGAACATAGTTCTCTCATCAGAGATAGTCCATCTGCAAAGCATATGCAAGAGGATACTTGTATTTCTTCACCACAACAACTCCTCCAATACCAACACAGATCTTGTCTTACAAATGATGCAACACCAAAATAGCCCACAACATGGTAAGAGCCCTCCAAAATTGTTTGGAGTACCCCTCTGTCAGCAAACTCTACAATATCAATAA